From a single Phalacrocorax aristotelis chromosome 1, bGulAri2.1, whole genome shotgun sequence genomic region:
- the LOC142053897 gene encoding fibrinogen-like protein 1, whose protein sequence is MSAMMPWLLLLLLLISFGSPAPRFSEKDICLLDNNKLRQRLKQLQDLLYLYELQLKDILENTYHRTKSVLSSGNRSVQHEVHLPTTSGNLIVYDQDCSALYNRKKTKNGYYRIRPRADREPFLAYCDMSDGGGWTVIQRRSNGKENFNRKWDDYKLGFGKFQGKNDEYWLGNDHIYDLLARGESSLKIDLMDWHGERRYAVYENFQLANEQDNYRLWFGTYSGNAGDALSGGSNFEDQWSASHRGMQFTTSDKDHDRFLTGNCALENKGGWWFNRCHAVNLNGRYYRTGRYNGSHDNGMVWSTWHGMWYSLKYSAMKIRAPFFVDRESGDGENSQGS, encoded by the exons ATGAGTGCAATGATGCCctggttgctgctgcttcttctcctGATCAGCTTCGGCTCACCTGCACCCAGGTTTTCG GAAAAAGATATCTGCCTCCTAGACAACAATAAATTAAGACAAAGGTTAAAACAACTTCAAGACTTGCTTTACTTATATGAACTGCAGCTGAAGGACATCCTGGAGAACACTTACCATAGAACAAAAAGTGTGCTGTCCTCAGGCAACAGGAGTGTGCAGCATGAAGTGCATTTACCCACAACAAGTGGAAATTTGATAGTCTATGACCAAG ATTGCTCCGCACTGTATAATCGGAAGAAGACCAAAAATGGCTACTACCGGATCAGGCCCAGAGCAGACCGAGAGCCTTTCCTAGCATACTGTGACATGTCTGATGGCGGGGGCTGGACTGTCATTCAGCGTCGCAGTAATGGCAAGGAGAATTTCAACAG GAAGTGGGATGATTACAAACTGGGATTTGGGAAATTCCAGGGCAAGAATGATGAATACTGGCTGGGCAATGACCACATCTATGACCTGCTTGCTAGAG GAGAGAGTTCATTAAAGATTGACCTGATGGACTGGCATGGGGAAAGACGTTATGCAGTCTATGAAAATTTTCAGCTTGCGAATGAGCAG GACAATTACAGGTTATGGTTTGGCACCTATTCTGGCAATGCTGGCGACGCTCTGTCTGGTGGGAGCAATTTTGAAGATCAGTGGTCAGCCTCTCACAGAGGGATGCAGTTCACCACGTCTGACAAGGATCACGATCGATTCCTGACAGGCAACTGTGCATTAGAAAACAAGGGCGGTTGGTGGTTTAACAG GTGCCATGCCGTAAACCTCAATGGACGATACTACAGAACAGGAAGGTACAATGGATCCCATGACAATGGCATGGTTTGGTCTACGTGGCATGGGATGTGGTACTCGCTGAAGTACTCGGCCATGAAAATCAGGGCTCCGTTCTTTGTTGACAGAGAGAGTGGAGACGGTGAGAACAGTCAGGGCAGCTGA